One Triticum dicoccoides isolate Atlit2015 ecotype Zavitan chromosome 5B, WEW_v2.0, whole genome shotgun sequence genomic window carries:
- the LOC119306144 gene encoding uncharacterized protein LOC119306144 gives MRQHRHSARRMGKAVHLCCSSSETGVQLSWAARAARPACACSSLADHSTLQNILAGWWREMWFGARVGAVCGHTTMSATTPGSPPLQPSHFPPLLVPMVATTLCSSEKVFFFRFGRRCSSTGVHLGSCSLCGHAARLAISCSSLDAFQVLPASVAPERVSVVPGGSGSAMKQDDGKWKAATKQYKALLPALGSDKVLNVMDMSTVYGGLAASLVKDPVCVMNVVSSYGPNSLGVVYDRGLIGTNPRITSSPNCILLAVRCLAFPLLELN, from the coding sequence ATGAGGCAGCATCGACACAGCGCTAGAAGGATGGGGAAAGCGGTGCATTTGTGTTGCAGTTCGTCGGAGACAGGAGTGCAGCTCAGTTGGGCGGCTCGTGCGGCTCGGCCAGCTTGTGCGTGCAGTTCCCTGGCCGACCATTCTACCCTTCAGAATATCCTAGCTGGGTGGTGGCGTGAGATGTGGTTCGGTGCTCGTGTAGGCGCAGTTTGTGGGCACACCACAATGTCGGCAACAACGCCTGGGTCTCCACCTCTCCAGCCGTCTCACTTCCCTCCTCTCCTTGTTCCTATGGTGGCGACCACTCTGTGTAGTTCGgaaaaagtttttttcttcagatttggccgtAGATGCAGTTCGACAGGAGTACATCTCGGCTCGTGCAGTTTGTGCGGCCATGCGGCTCGGCTAGCTATTTCATGCAGTTCGCTGGATGCGTTTCAGGTGCTGCCTGCCAGCGTCGCGCCGGAGCGCGTCTCCGTTGTCcccggcggcagcggcagcgccaTGAAGCAGGACGACGGCAAGTGGAAGGCGGCCACGAAGCAGTACAAGGCCCTGTTGCCCGCGTTGGGGAGCGACAAGGTGCTGAACGTCATGGACATGAGCACCGTCTACGGAGGGCTCGCGGCGAGCCTCGTCAAGGACCCCGTGTGCGTCATGAACGTGGTCTCCTCCTACGGGCCCAactccctcggcgtcgtctacgACAGAGGACTCATCGGCACCAACCCACGCATTACCTCTTCTCCCAACTGCATCCTGCTCGCCGTCAGATGTTTAGCATTCCCGTTACTAGAATTGAATTAA